In the Clostridium sporogenes genome, one interval contains:
- a CDS encoding DHH family phosphoesterase, whose product MEKLVDNLQWYKNPKVNNPFLLNGMDRALKRIVKAVNHREKIVLYGYYDFDGIAAISLLLLVLKFLNADVEYFIPDCLDEKHNINSTYIENHIKFLGADLIITVGCGINSSSEVELCKRLGMDIIVTDWHRCLKEKPKSTVICPNENSCSYPFKHLSASGIAYKLVEALSVYYKMKFTYKYLDLVMLGTISNTNSIKEENLYIVKEGLESLQNTNNHGLKALLHIEKIQNDEINLYDLKKLTEKLSKVTEPTNKINNARILVELFTTTNEDRANQIAKYLKNEIDVNVHNKE is encoded by the coding sequence ATGGAGAAATTGGTTGATAATTTGCAATGGTATAAAAATCCAAAAGTTAATAATCCTTTTTTGCTAAATGGAATGGATAGAGCCTTAAAAAGAATAGTTAAGGCTGTTAATCATAGAGAAAAAATAGTTCTTTATGGATATTATGATTTTGATGGTATAGCTGCTATATCATTATTGTTATTAGTTTTAAAATTTTTAAATGCAGATGTGGAATATTTTATACCAGATTGTTTAGATGAAAAGCATAATATAAATTCTACATATATAGAAAATCATATAAAGTTTTTAGGAGCAGATTTGATTATAACGGTAGGATGTGGTATAAACTCTAGTTCAGAAGTAGAATTATGCAAAAGGCTTGGAATGGATATAATAGTTACAGATTGGCATAGATGTTTAAAAGAAAAGCCTAAATCAACAGTTATATGTCCAAATGAAAATTCATGTTCATATCCATTTAAACATTTATCAGCTTCAGGTATAGCATATAAATTAGTGGAAGCACTTTCTGTTTATTACAAAATGAAATTTACATATAAATATTTAGATTTAGTTATGTTGGGAACCATATCGAATACAAATTCTATAAAAGAAGAAAACTTATATATAGTTAAAGAGGGGCTAGAATCTCTTCAGAATACAAATAATCATGGATTGAAAGCCCTTCTACATATTGAAAAAATCCAAAATGATGAAATTAATTTGTATGATCTTAAAAAATTAACAGAAAAATTATCTAAAGTTACAGAACCTACTAATAAAATTAATAATGCAAGAATATTAGTAGAGTTATTTACTACAACTAATGAGGATAGAGCCAATCAAATAGCAAAGTATTTAAAAAATGAAATAGATGTTAATGTACATAATAAAGAATGA
- a CDS encoding adenine phosphoribosyltransferase — protein MNLKEHIRVIENFPKEGISFKDVTTILQDGEVLNYTIDKLAEHLKEKKIDKIVGPEARGFLFGTPLAYKLGIGFVPVRKKGKLPYETISVKYDLEYGQDELQIHKDAIKKGDKVAIVDDLLATGGTIASVVKLVEDLGGEVVNASFVIELTDLNGKDKLEGYDINSLVQYNI, from the coding sequence GTGAATTTAAAAGAACATATAAGGGTAATTGAAAATTTCCCAAAAGAAGGCATAAGCTTTAAAGATGTAACTACAATACTTCAAGATGGAGAAGTGTTAAATTACACTATTGATAAATTAGCAGAACATTTAAAAGAGAAGAAAATAGATAAGATAGTAGGACCGGAAGCCAGAGGATTTTTATTTGGAACCCCTTTAGCCTATAAATTAGGGATTGGTTTTGTACCAGTAAGAAAAAAAGGTAAATTGCCATATGAAACTATTAGTGTTAAATATGATTTAGAATATGGTCAAGACGAACTTCAGATACATAAAGATGCTATAAAAAAAGGTGATAAAGTGGCTATAGTAGATGATCTTCTTGCAACAGGAGGGACTATTGCTTCAGTAGTAAAATTAGTAGAGGATTTAGGCGGAGAAGTTGTTAATGCAAGCTTTGTAATAGAGCTTACAGATTTAAATGGAAAAGATAAACTAGAAGGTTATGATATTAATTCTTTAGTGCAATATAATATATAA
- a CDS encoding bifunctional (p)ppGpp synthetase/guanosine-3',5'-bis(diphosphate) 3'-pyrophosphohydrolase codes for MLEDLMIKIRDSFTEKEIEFIKKAYNFACNAHKEQKRISGEPYITHPEEVAIILFEMGMDVNTMIAGLMHDVVEDTQYTYEDVVKEFGNEVADLVNGVTKLGKIEYKTKEEQQADNVRKMLLAMTKDIRVILIKLADRLHNMRTLRFMPVEKQKEKSKETLDIYAPLAHRLGISKIKWELEDLSFRYINPNEYYFLVRKIAEKRAEREEHIKEIVSNLQQNLKKAGIESEIDGRPKHFYSIYKKMQNKNKNLDQIFDLTAVRILVDTVKDCYGALGIAHTVYKPIPGRFKDYIAMPKPNMYQSLHSTVMGVGGRPFEIQIRTYEMHKTAEYGIAAHWKYKEKVDNSNNVDLKLTWLREMLDWQKETSDPEEFMQGFKIDLFSDEVFVFTPKGKVISLPNKATPVDFAYKIHTDIGHRCIGAKVNGKMVPLDYELKTGEIIEVLTSSTSKGPNLDWLSMVKSNQAKSKIRAWFKKEDKEENINKGKDILEKETKKQGYNFGELAKGEILETVLKRYNMSSIEDMFAAVGIGVLAASTVVLRFREQYLKKNKPELNWTEVRDQINKSNKQKKKKSSSPGIIVKGEDNLLVRFAKCCNPVPGDEIIGYITKGRGISVHRTDCKNMEQLIEEDPTKIVEVTWGKPKGGEYISELEVIAENKDGLLADIMLTINGSKTNLYAVNAKPIKNDSVVVNIKLKINNIEDLKSVMKDIRKLKGVLEVYRTKK; via the coding sequence ATGCTAGAAGATTTAATGATAAAAATAAGAGATAGTTTTACTGAAAAAGAAATAGAGTTTATCAAAAAAGCATATAATTTTGCTTGCAATGCCCACAAGGAACAAAAGAGAATATCTGGGGAACCTTATATAACCCATCCAGAAGAGGTGGCTATAATATTATTTGAAATGGGTATGGATGTTAACACCATGATAGCAGGGCTTATGCATGATGTTGTTGAAGATACTCAATATACATATGAAGATGTGGTTAAGGAATTTGGAAATGAAGTAGCTGATTTAGTAAATGGAGTTACTAAATTAGGTAAAATTGAATATAAAACAAAAGAGGAACAACAGGCTGATAATGTAAGAAAAATGTTATTAGCAATGACAAAGGATATAAGGGTTATACTTATAAAGTTAGCAGATAGATTACATAATATGAGAACATTAAGATTTATGCCTGTGGAAAAGCAGAAAGAAAAATCAAAGGAAACTTTAGATATTTATGCGCCATTAGCTCATAGATTAGGAATATCTAAAATAAAATGGGAATTAGAGGACTTATCTTTTAGATATATAAATCCAAACGAATACTATTTTTTGGTACGTAAGATTGCAGAAAAAAGAGCAGAAAGAGAAGAGCATATAAAAGAAATAGTTTCAAATTTACAACAAAATTTAAAAAAAGCAGGCATTGAATCAGAAATAGATGGGAGACCAAAGCATTTTTATAGTATATATAAAAAAATGCAAAACAAGAATAAAAATTTAGATCAAATATTTGATTTAACAGCAGTTAGAATATTAGTAGATACAGTGAAGGATTGTTATGGGGCTTTAGGAATAGCACATACTGTTTATAAGCCTATACCAGGAAGATTTAAAGACTATATAGCAATGCCTAAACCTAATATGTATCAATCATTGCATTCTACAGTTATGGGAGTAGGCGGTAGACCTTTTGAGATACAAATAAGAACTTATGAAATGCATAAGACTGCGGAGTATGGTATAGCAGCCCATTGGAAATATAAGGAGAAAGTAGATAATTCTAATAATGTGGATTTAAAATTAACATGGCTTAGAGAAATGTTAGATTGGCAAAAAGAAACTTCAGATCCAGAAGAATTTATGCAAGGTTTTAAAATAGATTTATTTTCTGATGAGGTTTTTGTATTTACTCCAAAAGGAAAGGTTATAAGCTTACCTAATAAAGCTACACCAGTAGATTTTGCTTATAAAATACATACTGACATAGGCCATAGGTGTATAGGTGCAAAGGTAAATGGTAAGATGGTACCTTTAGATTATGAACTTAAAACTGGAGAAATAATAGAAGTTTTGACATCTAGTACATCTAAAGGACCAAATTTAGACTGGCTTAGTATGGTAAAGAGCAATCAAGCTAAAAGTAAAATAAGAGCATGGTTTAAGAAAGAAGATAAAGAAGAAAATATAAACAAAGGTAAAGACATATTAGAGAAAGAAACTAAGAAACAAGGTTATAATTTTGGGGAACTTGCAAAAGGCGAAATCTTAGAAACTGTATTAAAAAGATATAATATGAGCAGCATAGAAGATATGTTTGCAGCTGTTGGTATAGGTGTTTTAGCTGCTTCAACAGTAGTATTAAGATTTAGAGAACAATATTTAAAGAAGAACAAACCAGAACTTAATTGGACTGAAGTTAGAGATCAAATAAATAAATCAAATAAGCAAAAGAAGAAAAAGAGTAGCTCTCCAGGAATAATAGTAAAAGGTGAGGACAATTTGTTAGTTAGATTTGCTAAGTGTTGTAATCCTGTCCCAGGAGATGAGATAATAGGATACATAACAAAGGGTAGAGGAATATCTGTACATAGAACTGATTGTAAAAATATGGAGCAGTTAATAGAAGAGGATCCAACAAAAATAGTAGAGGTTACTTGGGGAAAGCCAAAAGGTGGAGAATACATTTCAGAATTAGAAGTTATAGCTGAAAATAAAGATGGTTTATTAGCAGATATTATGCTAACTATAAATGGAAGTAAGACAAATCTTTATGCTGTGAATGCAAAACCAATTAAAAATGATTCAGTAGTTGTAAATATAAAATTAAAAATAAATAATATAGAAGATTTAAAATCAGTAATGAAAGATATAAGGAAACTAAAAGGTGTATTAGAAGTATATAGAACTAAGAAGTAG
- the dtd gene encoding D-tyrosyl-tRNA(Tyr) deacylase, giving the protein MRAVVQRVLSSKVEVDGKVIGSIGKGLNILLGISKEDTEDDIKYLKEKIINLRIFEDENEKLNKSLLDIEGDIIIVSQFTLYGDCRKGRRPSFVEALGGEEAYILYDKFVELIKKEVKNVATGEFGADMKVYIENDGPVTILLDSKKTF; this is encoded by the coding sequence TTGAGAGCAGTAGTTCAAAGGGTTTTATCTTCTAAAGTAGAAGTTGATGGAAAAGTTATAGGAAGTATAGGGAAAGGATTAAATATTCTTTTAGGTATATCAAAAGAGGATACAGAAGATGATATAAAATATTTAAAAGAAAAGATAATAAATTTAAGAATATTTGAAGATGAAAATGAAAAGTTAAATAAATCCTTATTAGATATAGAAGGAGATATAATAATTGTTTCTCAATTTACTTTATATGGAGACTGTAGAAAAGGAAGAAGACCAAGTTTTGTAGAAGCTTTAGGAGGAGAAGAAGCTTATATATTATATGATAAATTTGTAGAATTAATAAAAAAGGAAGTAAAAAATGTGGCAACTGGAGAATTTGGAGCGGATATGAAAGTTTATATAGAGAACGATGGACCAGTTACAATACTTTTAGATAGTAAAAAGACATTTTAG
- a CDS encoding MBL fold metallo-hydrolase, producing MNIKTIPVGIYNANCYLLIDQDKCAIIDPGGDPEDIIKIIEDNNLIPQFILLTHGHIDHVGGVETIKDKYNIPFYISKKDEDLIKEAKYIFGSFGKYKNADKYLVEEDIFELGNLKIKAIETPGHSPGGMSFLVNNVIFTGDTLFRESIGRSDFIGGNHNVLIDSIQSKIIVLDPDIYVLPGHGPQSTIGYEKDNNPFF from the coding sequence ATGAATATAAAAACAATACCTGTTGGTATATATAATGCAAATTGTTATTTGTTAATAGACCAAGATAAATGTGCTATTATAGATCCAGGTGGAGACCCAGAAGACATAATAAAGATTATAGAAGATAATAATTTAATACCACAATTCATTTTACTAACTCACGGACATATAGATCACGTAGGTGGAGTTGAAACCATAAAGGATAAATATAATATACCTTTTTATATAAGTAAAAAAGATGAAGACTTAATTAAAGAGGCAAAATATATATTTGGGAGTTTTGGTAAGTATAAAAATGCAGATAAGTATTTGGTAGAAGAAGATATTTTTGAATTAGGAAATTTAAAAATAAAAGCTATAGAAACTCCAGGACATAGTCCAGGAGGAATGAGTTTTTTAGTTAATAATGTTATATTTACAGGAGATACATTGTTTAGAGAATCTATTGGAAGAAGTGATTTCATTGGAGGAAATCATAATGTATTGATAGATAGTATTCAAAGTAAGATAATTGTATTAGATCCAGATATATATGTATTACCAGGCCATGGACCACAGTCTACAATAGGATATGAAAAGGATAATAATCCATTTTTTTAA
- a CDS encoding coproporphyrinogen III oxidase, translating into MKLRVNLNDMKYRYDVYQILNIYYNFYDITFVDKDYDMKIEITDEGMRIKKEDEIIKYDKDSSLVKKEWVKKFLFLYLKLITNKNLPWGTLVGIRPSKIALDLMNKGMGEKEIIDWFSKHRNTRADKAKLCIDIANMEKSIVNKDQNTVSVYVGMPFCPTRCLYCSFTSNPIGKCKNLVEPYLKALYYEMDMLSEYIQYKGLKIQCVYFGGGTPTSINNDQFENTLNKIYYNFVHNKNVEEFTVECGRPDSITEEKLLSMKKYDVDRISINPQTMNNMTLKNIGRTHSVKDIERIYYLAKNIGFKNINMDLIVGLPGEGIEEIKNTCKEIKKLNPDNITVHGMSIKRGSILHEKLVNKMEFNIPKQEELNKMYEETEKLAKDLGINPYYMYRQKNMLGNMENVGYSKKDKIGIYNIQMIEERQTIIALGADAVSKIIFMDENRIERAANVKDVIEYTKRVEEMVQRKKRILDTLYL; encoded by the coding sequence ATGAAGCTAAGAGTAAATTTGAATGATATGAAGTATAGATATGATGTATATCAAATATTAAACATATATTATAATTTTTATGATATTACTTTTGTTGATAAAGATTATGATATGAAGATAGAAATTACTGATGAAGGAATGCGTATAAAAAAAGAAGATGAAATAATAAAATATGATAAAGATTCTAGTTTAGTTAAGAAGGAATGGGTGAAAAAATTTCTTTTTTTGTATTTAAAATTAATTACTAATAAAAACTTACCTTGGGGTACTTTAGTAGGTATAAGGCCAAGTAAGATAGCTTTAGATTTAATGAATAAAGGAATGGGAGAAAAAGAAATAATAGATTGGTTTAGTAAACATCGTAATACTAGGGCAGATAAGGCTAAATTATGTATAGATATTGCTAATATGGAGAAATCTATTGTAAATAAGGACCAAAATACTGTAAGTGTATACGTAGGCATGCCGTTTTGTCCAACTAGATGCTTATATTGTTCTTTTACATCAAATCCAATAGGTAAATGTAAGAACTTAGTAGAGCCTTATTTAAAGGCTCTTTATTATGAAATGGATATGCTTTCAGAGTATATACAGTATAAAGGTTTAAAAATCCAATGTGTTTATTTTGGAGGGGGGACTCCAACTTCTATTAATAATGATCAATTTGAAAATACATTAAATAAAATATATTATAATTTTGTACATAATAAAAATGTAGAAGAATTTACAGTTGAATGTGGAAGACCTGATAGCATTACAGAAGAAAAATTATTGTCAATGAAAAAATATGATGTAGATCGAATTAGTATAAATCCACAAACTATGAACAATATGACTTTAAAAAATATAGGAAGAACCCATTCCGTAAAAGATATAGAAAGGATTTATTATTTAGCTAAGAACATAGGATTTAAAAATATAAACATGGATTTAATAGTAGGGCTTCCAGGTGAGGGAATAGAAGAAATAAAAAATACTTGCAAGGAAATTAAAAAATTAAATCCTGATAATATAACAGTTCATGGTATGTCCATAAAGAGAGGTTCTATACTTCATGAAAAGTTAGTTAATAAGATGGAATTTAATATTCCTAAACAAGAAGAACTAAATAAAATGTATGAAGAAACAGAGAAATTAGCTAAAGACTTAGGCATAAATCCTTACTATATGTATAGACAAAAGAACATGTTAGGGAATATGGAGAACGTAGGATATTCAAAGAAAGATAAGATAGGTATATATAATATACAGATGATAGAAGAAAGACAAACCATAATAGCATTAGGAGCAGATGCCGTATCTAAAATAATATTTATGGATGAAAATAGAATTGAGAGAGCAGCAAATGTTAAAGATGTAATAGAATATACAAAAAGAGTGGAAGAAATGGTGCAGAGAAAGAAAAGGATATTAGATACTTTATATTTATAA
- the hisS gene encoding histidine--tRNA ligase, producing the protein MSLQAPKGTKDLLPTESYKWQYLEDKFRNIVADFGCREIRTPVFEYTELFQRGVGETTDVVQKEMYTFEDKAGRSITLKPEGTSPAVRAFVEGRLFNETQPTKMYYFTPVMRYENVQKGRLRQHHQFGIEVFGAKDASVDAEVISIPVRIYKELGIEGVELNINSIGCPKCRKIYNEALKKYLSKNYDKLCSTCKTRFDKNPLRILDCKVDTCKEIVKDAPIILDYICDECKDHFESLKSYLDALDIKYKVDPFIVRGLDYYSKTVFEFITSDITICAGGRYDYLIEEIGGPSMPAVGFGMGIERLLLTLQEKSIEIPEEAYIDLYLGNMGDKAKLEAVKLSKELRNRHVKCEIDHMSKSVKAQMKYANKIGAKYSMILGEEELNTGKATIKRMEDGEQIAINIKDIDTLIKVFK; encoded by the coding sequence ATGTCATTGCAAGCGCCAAAAGGTACAAAGGATTTATTGCCTACAGAATCATATAAGTGGCAATATTTAGAAGATAAATTCAGAAATATAGTAGCGGATTTTGGATGTAGAGAAATAAGAACTCCAGTTTTTGAATATACAGAATTATTTCAAAGGGGAGTAGGAGAAACTACAGATGTAGTTCAAAAAGAAATGTACACTTTTGAAGACAAAGCTGGTAGAAGTATAACTTTAAAACCAGAAGGAACATCACCAGCAGTAAGAGCTTTTGTTGAAGGAAGATTATTCAATGAAACTCAACCTACAAAGATGTATTATTTTACACCTGTTATGAGATATGAAAATGTTCAAAAAGGAAGACTTAGACAACATCATCAATTCGGAATAGAAGTTTTTGGAGCAAAGGATGCCTCTGTGGATGCAGAAGTTATAAGTATACCAGTTAGAATATATAAAGAATTAGGTATAGAGGGTGTAGAATTAAATATAAATAGTATAGGATGTCCTAAATGTAGAAAAATTTATAATGAAGCACTAAAGAAATATTTATCTAAAAATTATGATAAACTATGTTCAACTTGTAAAACTAGATTTGATAAAAATCCACTTAGAATATTAGATTGTAAAGTTGACACTTGCAAAGAAATAGTAAAGGATGCACCAATTATATTAGATTATATATGTGACGAATGTAAGGATCATTTTGAATCACTAAAAAGTTATTTGGATGCATTAGATATAAAATATAAAGTAGATCCATTTATAGTTAGAGGATTAGATTATTATAGTAAAACAGTGTTTGAATTTATAACAAGTGATATTACTATATGCGCTGGAGGAAGATATGATTATCTTATAGAAGAAATAGGTGGCCCTTCTATGCCAGCAGTAGGTTTTGGTATGGGAATAGAAAGATTACTTTTAACATTGCAAGAAAAGTCAATAGAAATTCCTGAAGAAGCATATATTGATTTATATTTAGGGAATATGGGAGACAAAGCTAAATTAGAGGCTGTAAAATTATCAAAAGAATTGAGAAATAGACATGTAAAATGTGAGATAGATCATATGAGTAAAAGTGTTAAAGCTCAAATGAAGTATGCAAATAAAATAGGCGCTAAATATTCTATGATATTAGGTGAAGAAGAATTAAATACTGGCAAAGCAACAATTAAAAGAATGGAAGATGGAGAGCAAATAGCAATTAATATAAAAGATATAGATACATTAATTAAAGTATTTAAATAG
- the aspS gene encoding aspartate--tRNA ligase, whose translation MGEALKGLKRTIMCGQPRENNIGQKVTVMGWVQRKRNLGGLIFVDLRDRTGIMQIVFGEEINKEAFEKSDNVKSEYCIAVTGEIVKRQSPNNDMETGAVELKGEDIKILSESETPPIYIKEGLDASENVRLKYRYLDLRRPDMQKIFMIRHKACKVVRDFLDENGFLEMETPILTKSTPEGARDYLVPSRNYKGMFYALPQSPQIFKQLLMVSGYDKYFQITKCFRDEDLRANRQPEFTQIDMELSFVEEDDVIELNERLLAKVFKEVAGIDVKLPIERMPYKIAMEKYGSDKPDLRFGIEINDLTEAVKNSEFKVFKGAIEACGSVRAIKAENCATMGRKQIDKLQDFVKTYKAKGLAWIAYKEDEIKSPIAKFLTEEEMKAILEKMDAKVGDLILIVADKDNVVFESLGALRLHLAKELDIIDKNEFRFVWITEFPLLAYNEEEGRYQAEHHPFTAIMDDDIDLLEKDPGKVRAKAYDIVLNGEELGGGSIRIHDSKLQEKMFSVLGFTKEKAWERFGFLLEAFKFGPPPHGGLAYGLDRMIMFLAGTDNIKDVITFPKNQNAFCPLTEAPNVVDENQLEELGIQKIEKED comes from the coding sequence ATGGGAGAAGCATTAAAAGGACTTAAGAGAACAATAATGTGTGGCCAGCCTAGAGAAAACAATATAGGTCAAAAAGTCACAGTTATGGGATGGGTTCAAAGAAAAAGAAATTTAGGAGGTCTAATCTTTGTAGATTTAAGAGATAGAACAGGAATTATGCAAATAGTTTTTGGAGAAGAAATAAATAAAGAAGCCTTCGAAAAATCAGATAACGTAAAATCAGAATATTGTATAGCTGTAACCGGCGAAATAGTTAAAAGACAATCACCAAACAATGATATGGAAACTGGAGCTGTGGAATTAAAAGGAGAAGATATAAAAATATTATCTGAATCAGAAACACCTCCTATCTACATAAAGGAAGGTTTAGATGCGTCTGAAAATGTAAGATTAAAATATAGATATCTTGATTTAAGAAGACCAGATATGCAAAAAATATTTATGATAAGACATAAGGCATGTAAAGTTGTTAGAGATTTCTTAGATGAAAATGGTTTTTTAGAGATGGAAACACCAATACTTACAAAAAGTACTCCAGAAGGAGCTCGTGACTATTTGGTTCCAAGTAGAAACTATAAAGGAATGTTTTATGCATTACCACAATCACCACAAATATTTAAGCAGCTTTTAATGGTATCAGGATATGATAAATATTTCCAGATAACAAAATGTTTTAGAGATGAAGATTTAAGAGCTAATAGACAACCAGAATTTACACAAATAGATATGGAATTATCTTTTGTAGAAGAAGATGATGTAATAGAATTAAATGAAAGATTATTAGCTAAAGTATTTAAAGAAGTTGCAGGAATAGATGTAAAACTTCCAATAGAAAGAATGCCATATAAAATAGCCATGGAAAAATACGGTTCAGATAAGCCGGATTTAAGATTTGGAATAGAAATAAATGATTTAACAGAGGCTGTTAAAAATTCAGAATTTAAAGTATTCAAAGGTGCTATAGAAGCATGTGGTTCTGTAAGAGCAATAAAAGCAGAAAATTGTGCTACTATGGGAAGAAAACAAATAGATAAATTACAAGACTTTGTTAAGACTTATAAGGCAAAAGGATTAGCTTGGATAGCTTACAAAGAAGATGAGATAAAATCCCCAATAGCAAAATTCTTAACAGAAGAGGAAATGAAGGCTATACTAGAAAAAATGGATGCTAAAGTGGGGGATTTAATATTAATAGTAGCAGACAAAGACAATGTAGTATTTGAAAGCTTAGGTGCATTAAGATTACATTTAGCAAAAGAATTAGATATTATAGATAAAAATGAGTTTAGATTTGTATGGATAACTGAATTTCCACTATTAGCTTATAATGAAGAAGAAGGAAGATACCAAGCAGAGCATCATCCATTTACAGCTATAATGGATGATGATATAGATCTATTAGAGAAGGATCCAGGAAAAGTAAGAGCAAAAGCTTATGACATAGTCTTAAATGGAGAAGAGCTAGGTGGAGGAAGTATTAGAATACATGATTCTAAACTTCAAGAAAAAATGTTTAGTGTATTAGGATTTACAAAAGAAAAAGCTTGGGAGAGATTTGGATTCTTACTTGAAGCATTTAAATTTGGACCACCACCACATGGCGGATTAGCATATGGTCTTGATAGAATGATAATGTTCTTAGCAGGAACAGATAATATTAAGGATGTAATAACATTCCCTAAGAATCAAAATGCATTCTGTCCATTAACAGAAGCACCAAATGTAGTTGATGAAAACCAATTAGAAGAATTAGGAATACAAAAAATAGAAAAAGAAGATTAA
- a CDS encoding SoxR reducing system RseC family protein: MKEIGYIKSIKDGYASVIFKRKSGCGDNCAGCKSNCGSKSITTDVKDTLGVSIGDTVEIDMATKSFFTMTFWTYTFPLIMLVIGLVSSLLIFKKLGIKQYELLATGVGLVFLSISYSILSHMDKKFGKNQSYTLKMTRILNK; this comes from the coding sequence ATGAAAGAAATAGGTTATATTAAATCAATAAAAGATGGCTACGCTTCTGTTATATTTAAAAGAAAATCTGGTTGTGGAGATAATTGTGCTGGTTGTAAATCTAACTGTGGATCTAAATCTATAACTACAGATGTTAAAGATACACTAGGAGTGTCTATAGGAGATACTGTAGAAATAGATATGGCTACTAAATCATTTTTTACTATGACCTTTTGGACATATACTTTTCCATTAATAATGCTAGTAATTGGTTTGGTTAGTTCTCTTCTAATTTTTAAAAAATTAGGTATAAAACAATATGAATTACTTGCAACAGGAGTTGGACTAGTATTTTTAAGTATTTCTTATTCTATTTTAAGCCATATGGATAAAAAATTTGGAAAAAATCAAAGTTATACTCTTAAAATGACACGAATACTTAATAAGTAA
- a CDS encoding alpha/beta-type small acid-soluble spore protein encodes MAKSSNKLVVPEAKQGLNNLKTEVANEVGIANYDSVDKGNLTARQNGYVGGGMTKKMVEAYENSLK; translated from the coding sequence ATGGCAAAGAGTTCAAACAAATTAGTAGTTCCAGAAGCTAAACAAGGATTAAATAATTTAAAAACAGAGGTTGCTAATGAAGTAGGAATAGCAAACTATGATAGCGTTGATAAAGGAAACTTAACAGCAAGACAAAATGGATATGTTGGTGGCGGAATGACAAAGAAAATGGTAGAAGCATACGAAAATAGTTTAAAATAA
- a CDS encoding XkdX family protein, with the protein MLSYIKEYFLMGLYVEEDLDIFVTAKWITVEEKEDMIKTQ; encoded by the coding sequence ATGCTTAGTTATATTAAAGAATATTTTTTAATGGGATTATATGTGGAAGAAGATTTAGATATATTCGTAACAGCTAAATGGATAACTGTAGAAGAAAAAGAAGATATGATTAAGACGCAATAG